The following proteins are co-located in the Macrobrachium rosenbergii isolate ZJJX-2024 chromosome 28, ASM4041242v1, whole genome shotgun sequence genome:
- the LOC136854006 gene encoding serine-rich adhesin for platelets-like isoform X2, giving the protein MCEPATMDTWLLLVAIFVTGVLAGPLPQTGTGNQEPISQRKVEGEDHFPNTPSNTFSSSSAIPNGAQFSRNFVPQAQHDFSGQNGGFARNLNDRGSTEVVQVVHPSLVEGLSSLEDLGLSSPNFPAGSNNNFGGFRSNGGVGFSSAESGVNNQHFVFSDVGNHPFNIQGFPPPNFGNGGFGTPAIEGHGFNRVPVHARTSGLAGQTFVPSSNNFVNGGFHNPGFGPGFNPTPFIGGHPFANSFFPFGHFNPNFPHGNFGSGGFIPHLPSQNTRVILQSVPVVVGILNETHARVTPHNQNFGNNPNFVRFNLNSERKTSEIKPSHLDEGIRANLSPETDGFGQRAHQGSLFNQKSDQNSFQSEQNNNPGGIPIGTSGSFDTAEQSFDSAPSFQNELPPVAEALIVTPNNDRIEEINREGLASVEESSKSNLIQSEGTTKLIQSDKVTGLATGTDDSTIFATSSSFASKTEFRNSFSSDFPLSAEAEGLATTREETPIEVGQNTLPVPSALASFAAVGTPPAENSHISVDTVKPFHRESPQLRTSSLAATTTPQEVAPLRPSSSVFETVNITPISTFSENNFNTPADTGSLNARLHSGISSDAELVLVPSGDNVNAHSASQGILTGGTGTSVGKLMHVGDHVSITSGNEQVKLESLIQLSTSQGKGVGASIGKMMHVGDHVSILPEISNLAPQVSPGASRVISSITDESPVGNEFPKACVTKCKCRSGTKNCATQALKITGQSPVGSSALETHEVSTPAVAITHSKFSASKPNIPFTITPSPVTDIHTPSFDALASSQQFDTISEQTVSNLDQIGSTGVSTTNLGVSGITSVNTRKFTPHAVIILPQSGSESVLPNFQQERVTPAPFTDTLHKRLGEVATDRADLAIADENIKNTQVTLTQSPVEQTTNTAVQIEDGILSSQIQAGNEIQVTSLGISSPEGQVTTQAPIIASTPLQGQETFSSFGTSTSAEQFATRTDSEVSGLDAAGVLTDPNFVLTIPLSLLSQTARSPVENANAAIGAQAARVADPSANIFNTFSFTTDPQEVLKILNGHQSSGLRSISGFSQTFGLNSDTSGTISQQPQVATTQQEPQAPGQSEISAASPSGSLSFLPETLENDSGASGHGVPLIQKTFQIPSGIQDAEASNDKISQNQAKLGNNLKRELPLVS; this is encoded by the exons ATGTGTGAACCGGCGACGATGGAC ACATGGTTGCTGCTGGTAGCTATTTTTGTCACAGGGGTATTGGCAGGTCCATTGCCTCAAACTGGTACCGGAAATCAAGAGCCCATAAGTCAACGCAAG GTTGAGGGTGAAGACCACTTCCCTAATACTCCAAGCAACACCTTCTCCAGCAGTTCTGCAATACCAAATGGAGCACAGTTTTCCAGAAATTTTGTCCCTCAAGCCCAACATGACTTCTCTGGTCAAAATGGTGGTTTTGCTAGAAATCTCAACGATAGAGGTTCCACTGAAGTTGTACAAGTAGTTCATCCCTCTCTAGTTGAAGGTTTAAGTTCTCTAGAAGATTTAGGTCTCAGTTCTCCAAACTTCCCAGCAGGCAGCAATAATAACTTTGGTGGTTTCAGATCAAACGGTGGTGTAGGGTTTTCAAGTGCAGAATCAGGGGTCAATAAtcaacattttgttttcagtgaCGTTGGTAATCATCCCTTCAATAttcaaggttttcctcctccaAACTTTGGAAATGGAGGCTTCGGAACACCTGCCATTGAAGGTCATGGCTTCAACAGAGTGCCAGTTCATGCAAGAACATCAGGACTTGCAGGTCAAACTTTTGTACCCAGTAGTAATAACTTTGTTAATGGTGGATTTCACAACCCTGGGTTTGGGCCTGGATTTAACCCTACACCTTTTATTGGGGGTCATCCCTTTGCAAACAGCTTCTTTCCTTTCGGTCACTTCAACCCAAACTTCCCTCATGGAAATTTTGGTAGTGGAGGGTTCATTCCACACCTACCTTCTCAGAACACAAGAGTCATTTTGCAGTCAGTCCCAGTCGTAGTGGGTATTTTGAATGAAACCCATGCACGTGTAACACCACACAATCAAAACTTTGGAAACAACCCTAACTTTGTTAGATTTAATCTGAACAGtgaaagaaaaacttcagaaatAAAACCAAGCCATCTTGATGAAGGTATTAGAGCAAACTTGTCACCAGAAACAGATGGCTTTGGACAAAGAGCACATCAAGGTAGTTTATTCAACCAAAAATCTgaccaaaattcttttcaaagtGAACAAAATAACAATCCAGGTGGAATACCAATAGGCACCTCAGGATCCTTTGATACAGCTGAACAGAGCTTTGACAGTGCACCATCTTTCCAGAATGAGCTTCCTCCTGTTGCTGAAGCTCTAATTGTTACTCCAAATAATGATAGAATTGAGGAAATTAACCGAGAAGGCTTAGCGTCAGTAGAAGAAAGTTCAAAGTCAAATCTTATCCAGTCTGAAGGAACAACGAAATTAATCCAGTCTGATAAGGTAACAGGACTTGCAACAGGTACGGATGATTCTACAATATTTGCAACATCAAGTTCATTTGCATCAAAAACAGAATTTAGAAACTCATTTTCATCAGATTTTCCATTAAGTGCTGAGGCAGAAGGACTAGCTACTACCCGAGAAGAAACTCCCATTGAAGTAGGTCAGAATACATTACCAGTACCCAGTGCTCTAGCAAGTTTTGCAGCAGTAGGAACGCCACCAGCTGAGAATTCGCATATTTCAGTAGACACAGTTAAACCATTCCACAGAGAATCACCTCAACTCAGAACCAGTTCATTAGCAGCAACCACTACACCACAAGAAGTAGCACCACTTCGTCCTTCTAGCTCAGTCTTCGAAACTGTAAACATTACACCCATTTCAACATTTTCTGAGAATAATTTCAATACACCAGCTGACACTGGTTCACTGAATGCAAGATTGCACAGTGGAATATCTTCAGATGCTGAGCTTGTACTTGTACCAAGTGGTGATAATGTAAATGCTCATTCAGCATCACAAGGAATACTTACTGGAGGAACTGGAACATCTGTGGGAAAATTGATGCATGTTGGTGATCATGTGTCTATTACATCAggaaatgaacaagtaaaattaGAATCTCTCATTCAGCTGAGTACAAGTCAAGGCAAAGGTGTAGGAGCATCTATAGGAAAAATGATGCATGTAGGTGATCATGTGTCTATCCTACCAGAAATTTCAAACTTGGCTCCACAAGTATCTCCTGGGGCATCAAGAGTAATATCTTCTATAACGGATGAATCACCAGTGGGAAATGAATTTCCAAAGGCATGTGTTACAAAGTGCAAATGTAGATCAGGTACAAAAAACTGTGCCACACAAGCACTTAAAATAACAGGACAAAGTCCAGTAGGATCATCAGCTCTAGAAACTCATGAAGTGAGTACTCCAGCAGTTGCTATTACCCATTCAAAATTCAGTGCATCTAAGCCAAACATTCCATTTACAATAACCCCTTCACCTGTTACTGACATACACACTCCTTCGTTTGATGCCCTTGCATCTAGCCAGCAATTTGACACCATTAGTGAACAAACTGTCTCTAACCTTGACCAAATAGGTAGTACTGGGGTATCAACCACAAATTTAGGGGTCTCTGGGATAACTTCAGTAAATACTAGAAAATTTACTCCTCATGCAGTCATAATATTACCACAATCAGGAAGTGAATCAGTTCTGCCAAATTTCCAACAGGAAAGAGTTACACCCGCCCCATTCACAGATACTCTTCACAAACGCCTTGGTGAGGTTGCCACTGATAGAGCGGATTTAGCTAttgcagatgaaaatataaaaaacacacaagtCACCCTTACACAATCACCTGTTGAACAGACAACAAACACTGCAGTTCAGATAGAAGACGGCATCCTTTCTAGCCAGATACAAGCAGGGAATGAGATTCAAGTGACAAGCCTGGGTATCAGTAGTCCAGAAGGACAAGTGACAACACAGGCACCTATTATAGCATCTACTCCATTACAAGGGCAGGAGACATTTAGCAGTTTTGGCACCTCTACGTCTGCTGAACAGTTTGCTACTAGAACCGATAGTGAAGTTTCAGGTTTGGATGCTGCCGGTGTACTTACGGATCCAAACTTTGTTCTCACTATTCCACTGTCTTTGCTTTCACAAACTGCAAGAAGCCCTGTAGAGAATGCCAATGCTGCAATCGGCGCACAAGCAGCAAGAGTGGCAGATCCATCAGCAAATATATTCAACACCTTTTCTTTCACAACTGATCCCCAAGAAGTTCTTAAAATACTCAATGGTCATCAGTCCAGTGGTTTGAGAAGCATCAGTGGATTTAGCCAAACCTTTGGACTGAATAGTGACACATCAGGAACCATCAGCCAACAACCGCAAGTGGCCACAACTCAACAAGAGCCTCAGGCACCTGGTCAGTCAGAAATATCAGCTGCATCTCCTTCAGGATCTTTGTCTTTTCTTCCAGAGACTCTAGAGAACGATAGTGGAGCTTCAGGTCATGGAGTCCCTTTAATccaaaaaacttttcaaataccAAGTGGAATTCAAGATGCAGAAGCCTCTAATgacaaaatcagtcaaaaccaagCGAAGCTGGGGAATAATCTGAAAAGAGAATTACCACTTGTGTCATAA
- the LOC136854006 gene encoding serine-rich adhesin for platelets-like isoform X1: MMLVTPNTMNVTSLLLCGKRLLLQCHAQTWLLLVAIFVTGVLAGPLPQTGTGNQEPISQRKVEGEDHFPNTPSNTFSSSSAIPNGAQFSRNFVPQAQHDFSGQNGGFARNLNDRGSTEVVQVVHPSLVEGLSSLEDLGLSSPNFPAGSNNNFGGFRSNGGVGFSSAESGVNNQHFVFSDVGNHPFNIQGFPPPNFGNGGFGTPAIEGHGFNRVPVHARTSGLAGQTFVPSSNNFVNGGFHNPGFGPGFNPTPFIGGHPFANSFFPFGHFNPNFPHGNFGSGGFIPHLPSQNTRVILQSVPVVVGILNETHARVTPHNQNFGNNPNFVRFNLNSERKTSEIKPSHLDEGIRANLSPETDGFGQRAHQGSLFNQKSDQNSFQSEQNNNPGGIPIGTSGSFDTAEQSFDSAPSFQNELPPVAEALIVTPNNDRIEEINREGLASVEESSKSNLIQSEGTTKLIQSDKVTGLATGTDDSTIFATSSSFASKTEFRNSFSSDFPLSAEAEGLATTREETPIEVGQNTLPVPSALASFAAVGTPPAENSHISVDTVKPFHRESPQLRTSSLAATTTPQEVAPLRPSSSVFETVNITPISTFSENNFNTPADTGSLNARLHSGISSDAELVLVPSGDNVNAHSASQGILTGGTGTSVGKLMHVGDHVSITSGNEQVKLESLIQLSTSQGKGVGASIGKMMHVGDHVSILPEISNLAPQVSPGASRVISSITDESPVGNEFPKACVTKCKCRSGTKNCATQALKITGQSPVGSSALETHEVSTPAVAITHSKFSASKPNIPFTITPSPVTDIHTPSFDALASSQQFDTISEQTVSNLDQIGSTGVSTTNLGVSGITSVNTRKFTPHAVIILPQSGSESVLPNFQQERVTPAPFTDTLHKRLGEVATDRADLAIADENIKNTQVTLTQSPVEQTTNTAVQIEDGILSSQIQAGNEIQVTSLGISSPEGQVTTQAPIIASTPLQGQETFSSFGTSTSAEQFATRTDSEVSGLDAAGVLTDPNFVLTIPLSLLSQTARSPVENANAAIGAQAARVADPSANIFNTFSFTTDPQEVLKILNGHQSSGLRSISGFSQTFGLNSDTSGTISQQPQVATTQQEPQAPGQSEISAASPSGSLSFLPETLENDSGASGHGVPLIQKTFQIPSGIQDAEASNDKISQNQAKLGNNLKRELPLVS, from the exons ACATGGTTGCTGCTGGTAGCTATTTTTGTCACAGGGGTATTGGCAGGTCCATTGCCTCAAACTGGTACCGGAAATCAAGAGCCCATAAGTCAACGCAAG GTTGAGGGTGAAGACCACTTCCCTAATACTCCAAGCAACACCTTCTCCAGCAGTTCTGCAATACCAAATGGAGCACAGTTTTCCAGAAATTTTGTCCCTCAAGCCCAACATGACTTCTCTGGTCAAAATGGTGGTTTTGCTAGAAATCTCAACGATAGAGGTTCCACTGAAGTTGTACAAGTAGTTCATCCCTCTCTAGTTGAAGGTTTAAGTTCTCTAGAAGATTTAGGTCTCAGTTCTCCAAACTTCCCAGCAGGCAGCAATAATAACTTTGGTGGTTTCAGATCAAACGGTGGTGTAGGGTTTTCAAGTGCAGAATCAGGGGTCAATAAtcaacattttgttttcagtgaCGTTGGTAATCATCCCTTCAATAttcaaggttttcctcctccaAACTTTGGAAATGGAGGCTTCGGAACACCTGCCATTGAAGGTCATGGCTTCAACAGAGTGCCAGTTCATGCAAGAACATCAGGACTTGCAGGTCAAACTTTTGTACCCAGTAGTAATAACTTTGTTAATGGTGGATTTCACAACCCTGGGTTTGGGCCTGGATTTAACCCTACACCTTTTATTGGGGGTCATCCCTTTGCAAACAGCTTCTTTCCTTTCGGTCACTTCAACCCAAACTTCCCTCATGGAAATTTTGGTAGTGGAGGGTTCATTCCACACCTACCTTCTCAGAACACAAGAGTCATTTTGCAGTCAGTCCCAGTCGTAGTGGGTATTTTGAATGAAACCCATGCACGTGTAACACCACACAATCAAAACTTTGGAAACAACCCTAACTTTGTTAGATTTAATCTGAACAGtgaaagaaaaacttcagaaatAAAACCAAGCCATCTTGATGAAGGTATTAGAGCAAACTTGTCACCAGAAACAGATGGCTTTGGACAAAGAGCACATCAAGGTAGTTTATTCAACCAAAAATCTgaccaaaattcttttcaaagtGAACAAAATAACAATCCAGGTGGAATACCAATAGGCACCTCAGGATCCTTTGATACAGCTGAACAGAGCTTTGACAGTGCACCATCTTTCCAGAATGAGCTTCCTCCTGTTGCTGAAGCTCTAATTGTTACTCCAAATAATGATAGAATTGAGGAAATTAACCGAGAAGGCTTAGCGTCAGTAGAAGAAAGTTCAAAGTCAAATCTTATCCAGTCTGAAGGAACAACGAAATTAATCCAGTCTGATAAGGTAACAGGACTTGCAACAGGTACGGATGATTCTACAATATTTGCAACATCAAGTTCATTTGCATCAAAAACAGAATTTAGAAACTCATTTTCATCAGATTTTCCATTAAGTGCTGAGGCAGAAGGACTAGCTACTACCCGAGAAGAAACTCCCATTGAAGTAGGTCAGAATACATTACCAGTACCCAGTGCTCTAGCAAGTTTTGCAGCAGTAGGAACGCCACCAGCTGAGAATTCGCATATTTCAGTAGACACAGTTAAACCATTCCACAGAGAATCACCTCAACTCAGAACCAGTTCATTAGCAGCAACCACTACACCACAAGAAGTAGCACCACTTCGTCCTTCTAGCTCAGTCTTCGAAACTGTAAACATTACACCCATTTCAACATTTTCTGAGAATAATTTCAATACACCAGCTGACACTGGTTCACTGAATGCAAGATTGCACAGTGGAATATCTTCAGATGCTGAGCTTGTACTTGTACCAAGTGGTGATAATGTAAATGCTCATTCAGCATCACAAGGAATACTTACTGGAGGAACTGGAACATCTGTGGGAAAATTGATGCATGTTGGTGATCATGTGTCTATTACATCAggaaatgaacaagtaaaattaGAATCTCTCATTCAGCTGAGTACAAGTCAAGGCAAAGGTGTAGGAGCATCTATAGGAAAAATGATGCATGTAGGTGATCATGTGTCTATCCTACCAGAAATTTCAAACTTGGCTCCACAAGTATCTCCTGGGGCATCAAGAGTAATATCTTCTATAACGGATGAATCACCAGTGGGAAATGAATTTCCAAAGGCATGTGTTACAAAGTGCAAATGTAGATCAGGTACAAAAAACTGTGCCACACAAGCACTTAAAATAACAGGACAAAGTCCAGTAGGATCATCAGCTCTAGAAACTCATGAAGTGAGTACTCCAGCAGTTGCTATTACCCATTCAAAATTCAGTGCATCTAAGCCAAACATTCCATTTACAATAACCCCTTCACCTGTTACTGACATACACACTCCTTCGTTTGATGCCCTTGCATCTAGCCAGCAATTTGACACCATTAGTGAACAAACTGTCTCTAACCTTGACCAAATAGGTAGTACTGGGGTATCAACCACAAATTTAGGGGTCTCTGGGATAACTTCAGTAAATACTAGAAAATTTACTCCTCATGCAGTCATAATATTACCACAATCAGGAAGTGAATCAGTTCTGCCAAATTTCCAACAGGAAAGAGTTACACCCGCCCCATTCACAGATACTCTTCACAAACGCCTTGGTGAGGTTGCCACTGATAGAGCGGATTTAGCTAttgcagatgaaaatataaaaaacacacaagtCACCCTTACACAATCACCTGTTGAACAGACAACAAACACTGCAGTTCAGATAGAAGACGGCATCCTTTCTAGCCAGATACAAGCAGGGAATGAGATTCAAGTGACAAGCCTGGGTATCAGTAGTCCAGAAGGACAAGTGACAACACAGGCACCTATTATAGCATCTACTCCATTACAAGGGCAGGAGACATTTAGCAGTTTTGGCACCTCTACGTCTGCTGAACAGTTTGCTACTAGAACCGATAGTGAAGTTTCAGGTTTGGATGCTGCCGGTGTACTTACGGATCCAAACTTTGTTCTCACTATTCCACTGTCTTTGCTTTCACAAACTGCAAGAAGCCCTGTAGAGAATGCCAATGCTGCAATCGGCGCACAAGCAGCAAGAGTGGCAGATCCATCAGCAAATATATTCAACACCTTTTCTTTCACAACTGATCCCCAAGAAGTTCTTAAAATACTCAATGGTCATCAGTCCAGTGGTTTGAGAAGCATCAGTGGATTTAGCCAAACCTTTGGACTGAATAGTGACACATCAGGAACCATCAGCCAACAACCGCAAGTGGCCACAACTCAACAAGAGCCTCAGGCACCTGGTCAGTCAGAAATATCAGCTGCATCTCCTTCAGGATCTTTGTCTTTTCTTCCAGAGACTCTAGAGAACGATAGTGGAGCTTCAGGTCATGGAGTCCCTTTAATccaaaaaacttttcaaataccAAGTGGAATTCAAGATGCAGAAGCCTCTAATgacaaaatcagtcaaaaccaagCGAAGCTGGGGAATAATCTGAAAAGAGAATTACCACTTGTGTCATAA